In Zunongwangia sp. HGR-M22, the sequence TTTTCTTTGTGACCTTTCGGCCTTTTTCATAGCAATTTTTGAAGGGTCTATTTTACCATTCTTTCCTTGTATAGGAATTTACCAAAATCTACCACTCTTTCTAGTGGAGAATTATCAAAAACATCGAATACTGTATTTACAGATTTTTCGATTGCCACATCTGTACTTTCAAATTGTGCGGAATTGTCGTCCATCCAGAACTTTAGTAGGAAAAGTAATTGGATCCACGCTGCTTCAGAAAATACTTCTTCAGGTTGTTGTAAAAATTTTAAAGACTTTTCTTTATTGTCATCCTGAATTAAACCTTTAGCAAAAGACTTTACATTTTTTCGTAAACCTTTTAATTGCTCCAAATTTTTCATTCGGGTTGTTTCCTTCTTCAACGTGAAGATCACATAACTTCTATTCGCCGTTAGTACTTCAAAAAAGGTGTAATAAAAGGTTAGCATTTTTTCACGATTCGAAAAACCAGGATATTCTGGGCTCTTTTCGATAACGTTAATAGTATTTAGATAAAAAGCTTCCCAAATTCCTTTTTCTAAGCCTTCAAAACTTCCGTAGAAATTATAAAATTCTTCCTCTGCAATTCCATTTTCCTTACAAAACTTATATACCGTTTTTGGCGCATGCTCGTTTTCTAGCACATAATCCATATACATACTTATAAGCTTATGCGAATCTAGTTTCTTTTTTGCTGTAGTTGCTTTCTTTGTCGTTGCCATAATTTCCTTTTTCTCTTATCAAAGATATTAATTGTTTAACTTAAATACATATTTGTTAAACAAAATGTTTGTTAAAAATATTAGTTCTTATTTTTGAAATTCAATCACTTAGACATTTTAGTGTTTATAATACTGCAAGTCTTATGCCATGTTGACAGCAAATACGTAATGGTATTTTTTTTGGTTAATAGCAATTGTATTTGACACTAAAAACTAAAAATATATGGCAACTGGAAAGATTAATGTATCTGTAGATAACATTTTCCCGCTGATTAAGAAGTTTCTTTACAGCGATCACGAAATTTTCCTGAGAGAGTTAATTTCTAACGCTACCGATGCAACACTAAAATTAAAGCACCTAACAAACATTGGTGAAACCGACGTTGATTACGGGAATCCTGTAATTGACATTAAGGTTGATAAAGAGAACAAGAAAATACTCATTACCGATCAGGGTATTGGTATGACTAAAGAGGAAGTTGAAAAGTATATTAACGAAGTAGCTTTCTCTGGTGCTGAAGAATTCTTAGAAAAATATAAAGATTCTGCAAAAGATAGCGGAATTATCGGCCATTTTGGACTTGGTTTCTACTCGGCATTTATGGTTGCCCATAAAGTAGAAATTATAACAAAATCTTACAAGGATGAACCTGCAGCACATTGGACGTGTGAGGGAACTACCCAGTTTACCTTAGAAGATTCTGATAAGCAAGAACGCGGAACAGAAATTATTCTTCATGTAAACGAAGAAGACGAAGAATTTTTAGAAGATAATAGAATTGAAGAGCTTTTGGTGAAGTATAACAAGTTTATGCCTATTCCAATTCGTTTTGGAACCAAAGAAGAAACACTTCCGCTTCCTGATGATGCACCAGAAGATGCTAAGCCAGAAACAAAGACAGTTGATAATATCATCAACAATCCAAATCCAGCCTGGACAAAGCAGCCTACAGAATTAGAAGAAAAGGATTATAACAATTTTTATCGTGAATTGTATCCAATGCAATTCGAGGATCCTTTATTCCATATTCACTTAAATGTAGACTATCCATTTAATCTTACCGGGATTCTTTATTTCCCTAAGATGACTCAGGATATGAGCGTTCAAAAAGATAAAATTCAGCTTTACCAAAATCAGGTTTTTGTAACCGATAATGTTGAAGGTATTGTCCCTGAATTTTTAACCATGTTACGCGGAGTTATTGATTCGCCAGACATTCCTTTAAACGTATCTCGTTCTTATCTTCAGGCAGATGGTGCAGTGAAGAAAATTTCAAGCTATATCACAAGAAAAGTTGCTGATAAACTGAAATCACTGTTCAACAATAATCGTGAAGATTTCCAAGAAAAATGGAATGATATCAAAGTAGTTATCGAATATGGTATGCTTACGGAAGATAAATTTTACGAAAAAGCGCAGAAATTTGCTCTTTACCCAACAATCGATAACGAGTATTATACTTTTGAAGAATTGAAAGAAACTATTAAAGATAACCAAACCGATAAGGACGGTAATTTAGTAGTTCTATATGCTTCTAATCAAAATGAGCAACACAGCTACATACAGGCTGCGAAAGACAAAGGTTATAAAGTATTGTTATTAGATTCTCCTATTATTTCTCACCTATTGCAGAAATTAGAATCTTCAGAAGAAAAAATTACGTTCACCAGAGTAGATTCTGATCATGTAGATAACCTCATCAAAACGGATGAAGAGAAAATCTCTAAATTATCCGATGATGAAAAAGAGAAATTAAAAGGTGACTTTGAAAAAGTAGTACCTAAAGAAAAATATACCATCCAGATGGAAGCGATGGATAGTAATGCTGCGCCACTTATTATCACGCAACCAGAGTTTATGCGTAGAATGAAAGAAATGCAACAAACCGGTGGTGGCGGTATGTTTGGAATGGGTAACATGCCAGAGATGTACAATCTTGTGGTAAATACAAACCACCCATTAACTTCTGAAATTTTAGGTGCAGATGAAGAAACTCAGCAACGTCTAATTAAGCAATCTTTAGACCTTGCGAGGCTTTCACAAAACCTCCTAAAAGGGGAAGAATTGACTAACTTTATTAAGCGTAGTTTTGATATGGTGAAATAATTTTTCGCTTTAAGAATATTCAAAAAGCGTTGCTTTAATAGAGCAACGCTTTTTTATTTCTTTACAAATTTTCCAGAAAAGTGAAAAGTACGCTATAAAGTTACTGGCAGAATATTTCTATAAACCACCTGATAAAATTTTTGTGTATCGTAAGGTTTTATAATAATGTCATTCATTCCTGCGCTATGTATTTCTTCTCTAAATTCTTCGACTTCTACAGCTGTTAATGCTATTACCGGAATAACCTCATTAAATTCACGAATTTTACGAGTAGCTTCCATCCCGGTTATTCCTGGCATATTTACATCCATCAAAATAAGATCAAAATTGCCATTTCTAACTTTCTCTACCGCTTCATTTCCATTTTGAGCAATTTCGCATTCAAAGTTTTTCTGCTCTAAAATTCTTTTGGTAACGATTTGATTAATGCGATTATCATCTACAATTAGAATACGGCTTTTTAAGTCTTTTTGCATTTCTTCCGGTATAGAATTGTTTGCGTTATTTATTTCAAGCTGAGGTAAAACTACTTTTTCTTTATCGATTTGTAAATAGATCTCAAAACTAAAATTAGAACCTTTGTTTTCAATACTATTTAAATGAATATCAGATTCAAATAATTTGAGCATCTTTTTTACAATGGGTAAACCTAAACCTGTACCCTGATAATTGTAATTGGCAGGTTTTATTTGAGAGAATTCCTGAAAAATTTCCTTTTGTTTGCTTTGCGGTATTCCTATACCATCGTCCTCTATCTCAAATCTAAGTTTGCATTGCTCTGATGTTGCACTTAGGCATTTTACCCGAACCCAAATATTGCCTCTTTCGGTAAACTTTAGAGCATTCCCCATTAAATTTACCATTATTTGGGATAATCTTACCGAGTCTCCTATTAAGAATTGAGGGACATCTTGATCAATTTTAAGATGTATGGTATTTTTATTCTGAATCCTGGTAAATTCTAGTGTTTTATTAATGCTTTCCAGCAAATCGCCTAAATGAAAAGAAATGTATTCTAATTTCGCTTCCTTAGATTCCATTTTATTTATTTGCAATACATCGTTTATTAAAGCCAAAAGATAGTCTGCAGAGAACTTTAGCGATTTAAGATCGTTTTTATGATCCTTTAAACTCTTGTCCTCTAACAATAAAGTAGTTAAACCAATAACACCGTAGAGCGGCGTTCGAAGCTCGTGGCTTACAGTGGAAAAGAATTGCGTTTTTAGGTTTGATAAACGCTCAGAAGCTTCCTTCGATTTTTGTAATTCAAGATTTTTTTCTTTCAGCTCGTCAATCAATATTTTCCGCGAACTATTAATTTTATATAGAAATATTAGGATTATGGATAAAACAATGGCAGCAACCACAAGTAGAATAAGCTTTTCGTTAGACTTCTCGATAATTTTTTGTTGGTATTGCTTATCTTTTTTAACCAGTTCTAGATTTTTTTGATATTGATTTACATCGAATCTTGCATTAGCTGCTTGTATTTGAGTAGTCTTTTGATAATCAGAAACGATAGACTCATATTTATTTTGTTTTTTTAAAGCTGAAAAGGCTTCTTTGTAATTTCCATTTCTAAAAAGCATCTCAGCGTACCATTTATAAGCTTCTGCTCCCTCATATTCTAAACTATCACGATCTACAATTTCTACTGAATTCTCAAAATAAACCCTTGCAGAGTCAACTTCATTTAATGCTAAGAAATACCTTCCATACAGCGTATTAACATCGGCGTTTATATAAGACAACGGCCTATTTTTCAGGATTTTCGTGGCATTATCTAAATATTTTTTCGCTTTAGAAGATTGATTTTTATCAAGATACGTCCAGGCAATATTAATGTTTGGCGCTATCAGCTCTTCTTTATTATCCAACTTGATAGCAAGATCTATTACTCTATTGTAATAAGCGATTCCTTTTTGATAATCTCTATTAGATTCTGAATAGATATTCCCTAAATTATTAAAGGCCCACATCAATAAAGTATCATCATTTGCTGCGGTAGCATACTTTAAAGACTTTTTATAATGGGATTTAGCTCTAGTTGTATCTCTTAGCTCTTCGTAAGCCGTTCCTAAATTATTATGGGCATGATACAGGTAATAATTATTATCTCCTGCTAATCCTATAATATTCATCGCAGATTGGATGCCTTTATGGTAATTGTGATTATCCAAATATTGGACAGATGTATTTAGCAGATTTTCAAGGCTATCATTACTCACCTGAGCATCCATCCGAAGAAATACCAGATTTGTTAATAATCCTAAGATGAATATTTTACTAATCAAGCCAGATGGAGAATTAAAAATAATAGCATCGAAAATTACACGATTTAAGCCAATTACCAAAAAAAATAAGCTAAACTCGACAAAAACTTAGTCAAACTACCGTAAATTTATTATCTATTTAAAAAAAAAGAACTTTTATGCATTATCCGTGGCATTTATATTTAATGGGTTTCATGTATGCTATAGCAGGTATTAATCACTTTATAAAACCAAAAATGTATGTAAACATTATGCCTCCCTATATTCCGGCACACCTCAACATGGTCTATCTTAGCGGTATTGCAGAGATTATTTTAGGAATAGGTGTTTGTTTTGCCTTAACAAAAAACTATGCTATCTACGGAATTATAGCAATGTTGCTCATATTTTTCACCGTTCATTTTCACATGCTTTCCTCTCCTGAAGCCGGAGCAGGTTTACCTAAATGGGTATTAATTCTTCGCATTCCACTACAGTTTTTATTAATTTGGTGGGCATGGTTTTATTTGAAATTTTAAAATGACTGAAGAGATCAATCTTCCACAGGCTAAATTAATTTACATTACTAATTTTATAGAAACCGAGTTTGCAAATTTGGTTTTTGAAAAATTATATACGGAAACCGACTGGATTCAGGAACCCATTAAAATTTTTGGAAAAGAAATGATGCAACCAAGATTGACGAATCTTTTTGGCAAGAAGCCTTATTCCTATTCCAATATTATAATGAAACCAAATCCTCTGCCTGAAGTACTTCAGCAATTACAAGTTAAGATTGAAGAAGTGACAGATTCAAAATTCAATATTTGTCTAGCTAATTTATATCGCGATGGCCAAGACAGCATGGGCTGGCACAGCGATGATGAGAAAGAACTGGGGAAAAATCCGATTATCGCCTCGGTAAGTTTAGGAGGAGAAAGGATGTTTCATCTTCAGCATAAAACAAAAAAAGAGCTAAAACAAAAGTTTGTTTTAGCTCATGGTAGTTTACTTATAATGGCAGGTGAAACTCAGCACTATTGGAAACATCAGCTTCCTAAAACTAAAAAACAAGTTTCGCCAAGAATTAACCTCACTTTTAGGCAAATCTTGGATTAGCCATAAATTTCATTTAAAATCTTTGCTAAACGTATACCGCCCTTTTGTAATTGTTGTCTAATTGTTGGAAACCACTGGTACATGTATTTGTAACCAAGGTCATTATCTTCTTCAACAGATTTGTATAATTCTTCCGCAAGATCCCTACTTTCGTGCACCCAATCTAATAAGTTTCCGCTCTCGATAACCTTAATTTGCATTTTGCTTAATTCATCACGATTTTCAGCAAGCTCAGTATAACTCATCTGGTAAGAATCGATCATTTTGCTATCCCAAACGCTGTGGATATTGGTCTTTTTTCCAAACCATTCTACATCAACTCTATTGCCCCCTAAATCTGCAGCATGCCCAACGTGAAATGGCTGATGCAAATCTCCTACAAAATGAACAAGCATTTTTAAATGAAACTGCTTATCTTCTCTGGTTGCGTTTTTATCTTCCAAAACTTCAATACACTTTCTAATTCCCACCACAAGATCTCCATCTTCACTAGCATGTTCAATATCGTACTCGGTTGCCTCTGGATCTATATTCACGTAATGCCAAGGGCTATATTTTCTATAAGAAGGATCACTTTTAATGTCATCACCATGATTTGCTACAAATGCAAGGCTATGCCCATTTAATAATTTATCAATTGCTTTCTTAGCCCTCCTGTTTAAATGAACTTGCGCAATTTCACCAGTAGTTCTATGGCCTGTTTTACCCCACTCTATACCATTGGCCAAACCAAGATTGCTAATTAATAAAGCGCAAAGTACAATCAATACTCTTTTCATTCTGTTTCAATTTTGCTGCAAATATAACTAAGCTTAAGTAATTTAAATGTTAAACATCTAAAGTGACTGGTTTTAATTCAATATATTAGTAATATCATTTTAATATCAATTAAAAATTAAACTACCAATGACACAAGAAAAATCTTCATCTCCATCGAATGGCTATTTCATGCTTTTCATCTTCGCAATTCTATTTCTCGGAAGTATTTTAGGGTTTATTGCTATCAAAAATCCATGGTTTATTTTAGGGATTTTCTTAGCGATATTACTTGCACCGGGATTTATTTTAGTGAATCCTAATGAATCACGGGTGCTTCTATTATTTGGAGATTATCGCGGTACTGTAAAAAAGAATGGGCTTTTTTGGGTAAATCCCTTTTACACTAAAAAGAAAATTTCGTTACGTGCCAGAAACTTTGACAGTGAACGATTGAAAGTAAACGATAAACTGGGAAACCCGGTGATGATAAGCACTATCTTGGTTTGGCGTGTAAATGATACTTACAAAGCCTCTTTTGATGTTGATAATTTTGAAAATTTTGTAGTGGTACAAACCGATGCAGCGGTAAGAAAGCTGGCTAGTATGTATCCTTACGATAATTTTGCCGATGAAGGTTTAGATGAAGATATTACCTTAAGAAGTAGTGTTAACGAAGTGAGCGATGCACTAGAAAAAGAACTAGATGAACGCCTGGAAATCGCCGGAATCGAAGTTTTAGAGTCCCGTATCGGTTATTTGGCTTATGCGAACGAAATTGCCAGTGCCATGCTTAAAAGACAACAAGCTACGGCCATTGTAGCCGCTCGACATAAAATTGTTGAAGGCGCTGTAAGTATGGTAGAAATGGCTTTGGATGAATTAGGCAAAAAAGAGATCGTGCATTTAGATGAAGAACGCCGTGCTGCCATGGTAAGCAATCTAATGGTGATTCTTTGTGGCGATAAAGATGCCTCTCCCGTTGTAAATGCCGGTACACTTAACCATTAAATATGAGAGTATTTAAAGAAGAGCAACGATTTACACAGTGGTGGCTTATCGCAATCTTTACAATAGTCATCCTGGGAATTTTACTAAACTTTTTTTCTTATGAAAAACCGCTACAGCAATTCTCTACCTTCAGTATAGTGAGTAAAACAATAGGGATAATAATTGGCGTAGGTATTTTTTTAGTAAAAATGCGCACAAGAATCGACAAATCTGGAGTTGAAGTTTGGTTTAGTCCATTTAGATTTACTCGAAAATCTTTTACATGGAAAGAGCTTGAAAAAGCACATACTAGAAAATACAAACCTGTTACCGAATATGGGGGCTGGGGAATTCGCGGCTTAAACAAACCAAAGGCTTATAATGTAAAAGGGAACAAAGGAATTCAGTTAAAAACAAGAAAAGGACGCTATTTTCTTATCGGCACTCAGCAACCAGATAATGTAGACCGAGTAATTCGTAGATATTTTAATAATTCAGAACAATGAAAAAAATACTATTAATATTATCGATTTTAAACATTAATTTTTGTTTTGCTCAATTTGAAGATAAAGAAATTAAAATAAACAAATATGTTCATGGCACCCTTTGCCAACCCTCTGAAACAACAGAAACTGCTGCTTTAATCATTGCAGGGTCGGGACCAACAGATCGTGATGGTAATAATCCTATGCTACAAAACCACAGTCTAGAAATGCTGGCGCACGGTTTAGCTGAAAATAATATTGCCAGCTATAGATACGATAAAAGGATCTTTAGAATGCAGGAGCTACAATTTACCGAAGCTGATCTTTCTTTCGATAATTTTATTGAAGATGCCATAACCGCATTACAGTATTTAAAGGATTCGCTTCATTACAACAAAATAGTTGTTATTGGTCACAGCCAAGGCTCTTTGGTTGGGATGATCGCAGCTAAAGATCGTGCTTCAGGATTTATTTCTCTTGCCGGGCCTTCAGAAAAAATGAGCACAAAATTAATTGAGCAGATTAGCAACCAATCGGCAGCCTATGGCGATACCACTAAAGTTTACTTTCAGCAATTACACGAAAAAGATACTATAGAAAAAGTAAATCCATTTTTGATGAGCATTTTTAGACCATCGGTTCAGCATTTTATAAAAACCTGGGATAAATACGAACCTAAAAAAGAGCTTAAAAAACTCGACATCCCTATATTAATTGTAAATGGCAACAAAGACATTCAGATAAATGTTCACGATGCCGAAGGCTTAAAAAGTGTGGTAAGTGATGCCGAATTATTACTTTTGGAAAATATGAATCATATTTTAAAGTCTGAAGCCGAAACTAAGAAAAATGAAGAAGGAGAATTGATAGTGCATCCAGATCTAATTCCCGCACTTACAAAATTCATTCAGGAATTATAAAATATGGCTAAGAAAAAGGCATTTGCATTACGGGTAGATGAAGACATGCTAAAAGCTGTTGAAAAATGGGCTTCAGATGAATTTCGAAGCACCAATGGGCAGATCGAATGGATGCTTAGCAAATGTTTAAAGGAAGCAAAGAGACATCCTAAAAATAAAAATCAAGAAAAATAATGAATTATAAAATTGTCTTTTCAGACATTGACGGTACACTTTTAAATAAAGAAAGAGAATTATCACCATTCACCATAAAAATAATTAAAGAGGTAAAAGAAAAACTTCCCGTAGTGCTCATTTCGGCTAGAATGCCAGATGCAATGCACCACCTTCAGGAAGAACTTGATATTAGAGATTCACCAATAATTGCTTATAATGGCGGACTCGTTTTGGTTAACGACCAACCAATTAGCTCTGTTGAAATCCCAATGGATGCTTTAAAAGCTATACATCAATTTAATACTGAAAATAATCTTGATGTACACTTGAGTTTATATCACCATGATGAATGGTATGTTCCGCAAACCGATTTTTGGGCAGAGCGCGAAGAAAACAATACCAAAGTGGCGCCACAAATAAAACCAAATGCTGAAGTGATCGAAAAATGGACTTCAGAAAACAAAGGACCACATAAGATTATGGCTATGGGCGACGAGGCAAAAATCGATAAAATTAGCGAGTTTTTATCTAAAAATTATAGCGACGATCTACACTTTTACCGCTCTAACAATAACTACCTGGAAATTGCGAATAAGGAAATTTCTAAATTTTCTGCAATCCAATATTTATTAGATAATCATTACAAAATCTCTACGGAAGAAACTATAGCTTTTGGTGACAATTATAATGATATAGAAATGGTTGGTGGCGTAGGAATGGGCGTTGCTGTTTCTAATGCAAGACAGGAAGTTAAAGACGTTGCTGCAAAAATTACCGGACACGGCAAAGAAGATGGTGTAGCACAAATGCTTCAGGAAATATTTTCTTTATAATCTGTTGTGAATAAAATAAAGGCTAAGCAAGCAAGCTTTTTATTTTAATAAATCTATTTCAAGCTATCCCGATATCTATAGCTATCGATATCGGGATTACTATTTAACCCCAATTATCTACTGAAAACTAAATTATGTAGGTAGAATATAATTTGTATTTTGCCTGCAAATCTTAATTTTATGGAAGACATGCCGGTTTTTACTAATGATGCTGTAGTATTAGGTTTATTAATGCTATCGCTTGGTTTTGTTTTTTATACCTCGTCGATCAAAACTGGTTTTTGGGCAAAGTTCTATAAAATAGTGCCTGGCGTTTTGATGTGCTATCTAATTCCGGCGATTCTAAATTCTGCCGGACTTATAGACGCGTCGGTTTCTAACCTTTACTTTGTTGCTAGTCGATATTTATTACCGGCTTCTTTGGTTTTAATGACTTTAAGTATTGATCTAAAAGCAATATTTAATTTGGGACCAAAAGCTTTAATTATGTTTTTTGCGGCTACTTTAGGAATTATTATTGGTGGCCCAATCGCTATATTATTAATTTCTGCAATATCACCAGAAACTGTTGGTGGTGCAGGATTCGATGCTACATGGCGTGGACTTTCTACCCTGGCAGGTAGTTGGATTGGCGGTGGTGCAAACCAGGCAGCAATGTTAGAAATTTATCAATACAACCAAGAAAAGTACGGTGGGATGGTGTTAGTTGATATTGTTGTCGCTAACCTTTGGATGGCCATCGTGCTTTTAGGAGTTGGCAAAAGTGACCGAATAGACAAATGGCTGCAAGCCGATAACTCTGCTATAACTGATTTAAAAAATAAGGTTTCAGCATATTCCGAAAGCGTTAAACGCATTCCCAGTTTACCCGATTTTATGATTATTCTGGCACTAGCTTTTGGTGCTGTTGGAATAGCTCATTTTGGTGCCGACGAGATTTCAAGGTTTCTAATAAGTACTTTTGATGTTTTTCAGGATAAAAAAAGTACACTCGCTTCTTTTTCTTCTGAATTTTTCTGGATGATCACCATAGCTACTGCTATTGGAATTCTACTTTCTTTTACTAAATTTAAAAAATACGAAGGCGCCGGTGCTAGTAAAATAGGAAGCATTTTTATTTATGTTCTAGTGGCAACCATTGGTATGAAAATGGATCTTGGCGCAGTATTCGAAAATCCTGGATTAATAGCAATAGGTTTAGTTTGGATGAGTATACATGTACTTATTTTATTAGTAACCGCTAAATTGATAAAAGCCCCATATTTTTTCCTTGCAGTAGGCAGCCAGGCCAATGTTGGTGGCGCAGCTTCTGCTCCTGTTGTTGCGGCAGCATTCCACCCATCATTAGCTACGGTTGGCGTCCTTCTCGCTGTTTTTGGATATGTAGTGGGAACCTATGGAGCGATATTATGTACTATGCTAATGCAGATCGCTTCAGGAAGTTAGGATAGTAGATAATTTTAACTTCGGTATAATTAAAAAAAATTAAATCTTCAATATTAAGATAAAATAGAAAAATATAGGATATTTGCCTTGCTTAAACCAAGATACAATGAAAAAAACTAGCTTACTTTTACTTACTGTTCTTAGCATTATCGCCTGTTCCCAAAAAGAAACCAATCTTAAAGTTTCCGGAAACATTAAAGGACTTAAAAAAGGTACGCTATTTCTTCAAATGATCGAGGACACTGCTTTGGTAAGCGTAGATTCTGTAGAAATCAACGGAGACTCTAATTTCTTGCTTCAGGCTAATATTGATAGCCCGCAAATGATGTATTTATACCTGAATAAAGTTGACAATTCTGAATTTGATGATCGCTTAGATTTCTTTGCTGATGAAGGAGAAACCAAAATAACAACCTCCCTTGAAAAGTTTGAAACCGATGCCAAAATTACCGGTTCTCAGAATCAGGAAAAGCTTACAGAATACCGTAAAATGATGAGCAGGTTTAATGATAGTAATCTGGATATTATTAAAGAAAACTTTGAAGCTCAAAAAGCTGAAGATGATGATAAGCTTATAGAACTAGATAAGCGCTACGAAAGTCTTTTAAAGCGTAAATATCTTTACACCGTAAACTTTGCTCTTAATAACAAAGATTTAGAGGTAGCCCCTTACCTAGCCCTATCTGAAGTATTTGATGCCAATATTAAATATCTAGACACTATTTATAATTCTTTAGAAAAGAACGTTAGAAAATCTAAATACGGTAAGCAACTAAAAAGTTTTCTAAAAGAGCGTCGCGCAGAAGAAAAATTAGAAGACAAAATAGAAGCAGATAACGAACAATCCAATTCTTAATTGCAATAGATAGAAAATTTAAAGCCGCATTATAGCGGCTTTTTTTATTCGACATTTTAGAAAACATTGCTAAAAAGCTTTAAGAGAACCTTAGTAGTTGTTCGCTAGCCTTTTCTTTAACTTTGAGAAAAAGGCTTATATGATTGCGAAACCTAATCCTAAGGAAAAATATGATTTAATTTGTGTTGGAGGCGGAATAATGAGTGCCACTTTAGCGCTTATGACCAAAATTATAGATCCCGATGCAAAGATTATTATTTTTGAACGTCTTAAAAAAGTAGCTCAAGAAAGTACAGAAGCCTGGAATAATTCGGGAACAGGACATTCCGCATTTTGTGAGCTCAATTACACTCCAGAAAATAAAGATGGCAAAATAGATATTTCTAAAGCCAAACAAATATTTCAGCAATTCGAACAATCAAAGCAATTCTGGTCTTACTTATTAGAAAAAGGGTTGCTGAAAAATCCCAAAAACTTTATTCATTCCATACCTCATCATAGCTGGGTTACAGGAAAAGACAATGTCGATTTTCTTAAAAAAAGACATGCAGAAATGACCAAAAGTTTTATGTTCTCAGAAATGAAATTTTCTGAGCAAACTGAAGACTTAAAAAAGTGGTTTCCGCTAATAATGAAAGATCGTAACGATAGCGAGCCTATGGCAGGAACTCGAATGGAACTGGGAACAGGAGTTAATTTTGGAAATT encodes:
- a CDS encoding DUF819 family protein, which gives rise to MEDMPVFTNDAVVLGLLMLSLGFVFYTSSIKTGFWAKFYKIVPGVLMCYLIPAILNSAGLIDASVSNLYFVASRYLLPASLVLMTLSIDLKAIFNLGPKALIMFFAATLGIIIGGPIAILLISAISPETVGGAGFDATWRGLSTLAGSWIGGGANQAAMLEIYQYNQEKYGGMVLVDIVVANLWMAIVLLGVGKSDRIDKWLQADNSAITDLKNKVSAYSESVKRIPSLPDFMIILALAFGAVGIAHFGADEISRFLISTFDVFQDKKSTLASFSSEFFWMITIATAIGILLSFTKFKKYEGAGASKIGSIFIYVLVATIGMKMDLGAVFENPGLIAIGLVWMSIHVLILLVTAKLIKAPYFFLAVGSQANVGGAASAPVVAAAFHPSLATVGVLLAVFGYVVGTYGAILCTMLMQIASGS
- a CDS encoding DUF4369 domain-containing protein, encoding MKKTSLLLLTVLSIIACSQKETNLKVSGNIKGLKKGTLFLQMIEDTALVSVDSVEINGDSNFLLQANIDSPQMMYLYLNKVDNSEFDDRLDFFADEGETKITTSLEKFETDAKITGSQNQEKLTEYRKMMSRFNDSNLDIIKENFEAQKAEDDDKLIELDKRYESLLKRKYLYTVNFALNNKDLEVAPYLALSEVFDANIKYLDTIYNSLEKNVRKSKYGKQLKSFLKERRAEEKLEDKIEADNEQSNS
- a CDS encoding HAD family hydrolase, with translation MNYKIVFSDIDGTLLNKERELSPFTIKIIKEVKEKLPVVLISARMPDAMHHLQEELDIRDSPIIAYNGGLVLVNDQPISSVEIPMDALKAIHQFNTENNLDVHLSLYHHDEWYVPQTDFWAEREENNTKVAPQIKPNAEVIEKWTSENKGPHKIMAMGDEAKIDKISEFLSKNYSDDLHFYRSNNNYLEIANKEISKFSAIQYLLDNHYKISTEETIAFGDNYNDIEMVGGVGMGVAVSNARQEVKDVAAKITGHGKEDGVAQMLQEIFSL
- a CDS encoding Arc family DNA binding domain-containing protein, yielding MAKKKAFALRVDEDMLKAVEKWASDEFRSTNGQIEWMLSKCLKEAKRHPKNKNQEK
- a CDS encoding SPFH domain-containing protein yields the protein MTQEKSSSPSNGYFMLFIFAILFLGSILGFIAIKNPWFILGIFLAILLAPGFILVNPNESRVLLLFGDYRGTVKKNGLFWVNPFYTKKKISLRARNFDSERLKVNDKLGNPVMISTILVWRVNDTYKASFDVDNFENFVVVQTDAAVRKLASMYPYDNFADEGLDEDITLRSSVNEVSDALEKELDERLEIAGIEVLESRIGYLAYANEIASAMLKRQQATAIVAARHKIVEGAVSMVEMALDELGKKEIVHLDEERRAAMVSNLMVILCGDKDASPVVNAGTLNH
- a CDS encoding alpha/beta hydrolase produces the protein MKKILLILSILNINFCFAQFEDKEIKINKYVHGTLCQPSETTETAALIIAGSGPTDRDGNNPMLQNHSLEMLAHGLAENNIASYRYDKRIFRMQELQFTEADLSFDNFIEDAITALQYLKDSLHYNKIVVIGHSQGSLVGMIAAKDRASGFISLAGPSEKMSTKLIEQISNQSAAYGDTTKVYFQQLHEKDTIEKVNPFLMSIFRPSVQHFIKTWDKYEPKKELKKLDIPILIVNGNKDIQINVHDAEGLKSVVSDAELLLLENMNHILKSEAETKKNEEGELIVHPDLIPALTKFIQEL